From a single Molothrus ater isolate BHLD 08-10-18 breed brown headed cowbird chromosome Z, BPBGC_Mater_1.1, whole genome shotgun sequence genomic region:
- the RUSC2 gene encoding AP-4 complex accessory subunit RUSC2 isoform X2, producing the protein MDSPPKLTGETLIVHHIPLVHCQVPDRQCCSMSKRTNPFCQPELSITRTSALPDRDLSQTDSLVYSSFLQTSETSAEASDHKERKARDLIVPSVSKRHNPFLLSEGEDLSIFGDDLGQKSFHLHNSLVDGKPPFNLQDLALPPFHLHDSNHIVKSWNMASRSGVVDGQEDKLGSDDIQKRNNANRCHQASERMELDECSCHRGSSSNFSFDSGDQEWNQNMGEPLRNQDALHRTCSCSSSEIQHCRCYSSSSQSEVIDQQMGYISDSSCNSSDGVLVNFSALYNKMNGQPQSNLNSANLSCDSSFCSHSDTGAFYLDLHSSPTESKMSCESHNPESSGKVCGCQHSSSPVLDANCNSYHLHCEPCTSESSDLTACFQSQARLVVATQNYYKLVTCDLSSQSSPSPAGSSITSCSEDQTKGSPAQPTEYYLFRRPDLRQEGNVECSEEEPKGESSQNMIEGQVYVNVSPPNLNTSRQRSRSYDQNLDRSPGSRLGSLERMVSCPVKLSESPAIPIQSSPPKRVTSFAELAKGRKKNGTSPPHRSSGDSSLEFSPIPETQRDCPTFLEERARRSQSLPPMPFIHGLNRSCEGFCLNHAFGDSQALCSTKDSVSSEKVPSGHGAGGGTDSKPVVRYSKDQRPTTLPIQPFVFQHHFSKPPKARALHSHFASSLSQLYSLSSNRPANQQISTSQSSALATSAEQAAVAGSQAHGTLTTQQRLADGAASRGDGGIKKPGPETTRPSPLGSYSPVRCNVPFFQSVDSSSSPISERAEDSQPPRSRSCPISANLLPTRSSPAVSVMQPTKATKADTLRQKENPKLIPKKEAPLEPSPPLSEYRLHSGSLPPLSVRGMSMSRVGGHADSHWRSGSETSSSGPLSSMGIRPVNANHLSPQALKWREYRRRNPLGLDRVSGLPSLAGSLDRRQQEPRLNRGNPIFELPGALSTSHFHCKLNGQSMRQLQLTYNDFFPDYFSLAEKPPAEFCLSPDGNTESISIDLLQKKGLVKAINTAVDLIVAHFGTSRDPGVKAKLGNSSVSPNVGHLILKYLCPAVRDILSDGLKAYVLDMIIGQRRNIPWSVVEASTQLGPSTKLLHSLYSKISQYTELTNHTMRFNAFIFGLLNIRSLEFWFNHLYNHEDIILAHYQPVGFLCLSHSVCQPLFEELLLLLQPLSLLPFNLDLLFEHHLMQMGKEQQQQKELLRVKQDLLLSVHSTLQLMRTRGSSEDPDGCSTAPETCQGGARDGDISPGHSPQQAVSEKRVKGVGASSGEGDREEEQSKMRDSTWEGKKDKQAGWWYQLMQTSQIYIESSAEGSKFIRSEKKKAALNPAPRSVETQKAPPPREGVVEGAEACPIAEGTLEERPKASSKPSPEAMEEPLEKPQQVVVGEEMKERSWPFWMGSPPDSVLTELKRSKEKEAQQRVGAAAAPQEDSSTSASEGSQPIKWGHLFGSRKVQKEPRQPNRLPSGWLSLDKSVFQLVAQTVGASMWREAAPEPDPPHPEPPEAPAVARPVQAMSPHPTCEVKALCHHIATEAGQLSFNKGDILQVISKVDGDWLQCSLGSEKGLVPIMYVTHPEDEDY; encoded by the exons ATGGATAGTCCACCCAAACTGACTGGTGAGACGCTGATTGTCCATCACATTCCCCTGGTGCATTGCCAGGTCCCTGATAGACAGTGCTGCTCCATGAGCAAAAGGACCAACCCCTTCTgccagccagagctcagcattACACGGACCTCTGCTCTTCCAGACAGAGACCTCTCACAGACTGACTCCTTGGTGTACAGCAGCTTTCTCCAGACCTCTGAAACCTCAGCAGAGGCCTCAGAtcacaaagaaaggaaagcaagggATCTGATTGTCCCTAGCGTCAGTAAGCGACACAACCCTTTCCTGCTGAGTGAGGGTGAAGACCTCAGTATTTTTGGGGATGACTTGGGTCAAAAATCTTTCCACCTTCACAACTCACTCGTTGATGGCAAGCCTCCCTTCAATCTGCAGGATCTGGCCTTGCCCCCTTTCCACCTCCACGACTCCAACCACATTGTGAAATCCTGGAACATGGCCAGCCGGTCTGGTGTGGTGGATGGGCAGGAGGACAAACTCGGCAGTGACGACATCCAGAAGAGGAACAATGCAAACAGGTGCCATCAGGCCTCAGAACGCATGGAGCTGGATGAATGCAGCTGCCATCGTGGCAGCTCCTCCAACTTCTCCTTTGACAGTGGTGACCAGGAGTGGAACCAGAACATGGGTGAACCGCTGAGGAATCAGGatgccctgcacaggacatgcAGTTGTTCCAGCTCAGAGATCCAGCACTGTCGCTGCTACAGTTCGTCAAGTCAGTCTGAAGTGATTGACCAACAGATGGGCTACATCAGTGACTCTTCTTGCAACAGTTCTGATGGGGTCCTGGTGAACTTCAGTGCTCTCTACAACAAAATGAATGGTCAGCCTCAGTCCAACCTGAATTCAGCTAACCTGTCCTGTGACTCTTCCTTCTGCAGCCACTCAGACACAGGAGCTTTTTACCTGGATTTACACTCATCACCCACTGAATCCAAGATGTCTTGCGAGTCGCATAACCCAGAAAGTTCGGGGAAGGTGTGTGGGTGTCAACACTCCTCCTCACCTGTCCTTGATGCTAACTGCAATTCCTACCATCTCCACTGTGAGCCTTGCACATCGGAGAGCTCAGACCTCACTGCCTGCTTCCAGAGCCAAGCGCGGCTTGTTGTGGCTACTCAGAATTACTATAAGTTAGTCACATGTGACTTGTCTTCCCAGTCATCCCCCAGCCCCGCGGGATCTTCCATAACTAGCTGCTCAGAAGACCAGACCAAGGGtagcccagcccagcccacagAATACTATCTGTTCAGAAGGCCCGACCTGAGACAAGAAGGCAATGTAGAGTGCAGTGAAGAGGAGCCAAAGGGAGAATCCAGCCAGAACATGATTGAGGGTCAGGTCTATGTCAATGTGTCACCACCGAACCTCAACACAAGCCGGCAGCGATCCAGGAGCTACGATCAGAACCTGGACAGGAGTcctggcagcaggctgggctcCTTGGAGCGCATGGTGAGCTGCCCAGTCAAGCTGAGTGAAAGTCCAGCAATACCCATTCAGAGCTCTCCCCCCAAGAGGGTGACATCGTTCGCTGAACTGGCTAAAGGACGGAAGAAGAATGGCACCTCCCCACCGCACCGCTCCAGTGGTGATTCTTCCCTGGAGTTCTCTCCTATCCCTGAGACTCAGCGGGATTGCCCAACCTTCCTTGAAGAAAGAGCTCGGCGCAGCCAGAGTCTTCCACCCATGCCCTTCATCCATGGCCTGAACCGGAGCTGCGAGGGCTTCTGTTTGAATCATGCTtttggggacagccaggcttTGTGTTCCACCAAAGACTCCGTCTCCAGTGAGAAGGTCCCCAGTGGGCATGGGGCAG GTGGTGGCACAGACAGCAAACCTGTGGTACGCTACAGCAAGGACCAGCGTCCCACAACTCTGCCCATCCAGCCCTTTGTTTTTCAGCACCATTTCAGCAAGCCACCCAAGGCACGTGCCCTGCACAGCCATTTTgcctccagcctttcccagctctaCAGCTTGTCCAGCAACCGGCCTGCCAACCAGCAGATCTCCACTTCTCAGTCCTCAGCCTTGGCCACCTCGGCAGAGCAGGCAGCGGTGGCGGGGAGCCAAGCCCATGGCACGCTCACGACCCAGCAGCGCTTAGCAGACGGAGCTGCCTCGCGCGGCGATGGGGGCATCAAGAAGCCTGGCCCCGAAACAACCCGTCCATCCCCGCTGGGCAGCTACTCCCCCGTGCGATGCAATGTGCCTTTCTTCCAAAGCGTGgactcctcttcctcacccaTCTCTGAGAGAGCTGAAGACAGCCAGCCCCCCAGAAGCAGGTCCTGCCCCATCTCTGCTAACCTGCTTCCCACGAGGTCATCTCCTGCTGTCAGTGTCATGCAGCCCACCAAAGCCACCAAAGCTGACACCCTGAGGCAAAAGGAGAACCCCAAGCTGATTCCCAAGAAGGAGGCCCCGCTTGAGCCAAGCCCACCACTCTCCGAATACCGACTCCACAGTGGGTCCCTCCCGCCCCTCTCAGTACGTGGCATGTCCATGAGCAGAGTAGGAGGCCATGCAGATTCACACTGGAGAAGTGGCAGTGAGACCAGCAGCTCTGGTCCCCTGAGCAGCATGGGAATACGGCCTGTCAATG CGAACCACCTCTCCCCCCAAGCGCTGAAGTGGCGGGAGTACAGGCGGAGGAACCCCCTGGGTCTGGACCGTGTTTCAGGGCTGCCCAGCTTAGCGGGCAGCCTGGACAGGAGGCAGCAAGAGCCTCGGCTGAACCGGGGCAACCCCATCTTTGAGCTCCCTGGCGCTCTCAGCACCAGCCATTTCCACTGCAAGCTGAACG GGCAGTCTATGAGGCAGCTCCAGCTTACCTACAATGACTTTTTCCCTGACTACTTCTCGCTAGCGGAGAAACCTCCTGCTGAGTTCTGCCTCTCCCCAGATGGCAACACAGAGTCCATCTCCATCGACTTGCTGCAGAAGAAGG GTCTTGTGAAGGCTATCAACACCGCTGTTGACCTGATTGTGGCTCACTTTGGAAccagcagggatccaggggtgAAG GCCAAACTTGGGAACAGCTCTGTGAGCCCCAATGTGGGGCATCTCATCCTGAAATACCTGTGCCCAGCTGTCCGGGACATTCTCAGTGATGGGCTCAAGGCTTACGTCCTGGACATGATCATTGGCCAGAGGAGGAACATCCCCTGGAGCGTGGTGGAGGCATCCACCCAGCTAG GGCCCTCCACAAAGTTGCTGCACAGCCTCTACAGCAAGATCAGCCAGTACACAGAGCTCACCAACCACACCATGCGGTTCAACGCGTTCATCTTTGGCCTCCTCAA TATCCGGTCCTTGGAGTTCTGGTTCAACCACCTTTACAACCATGAAG ACATCATCCTGGCACACTATCAACCAGTGGGCTTCTTGTGCCTGTCTCACAGTGTGTGCCAACCTCTTTTTGAGGAGCTCCTGCTCCTACTCcagcctctctccctgctgcccttcaaCCTAGACCTCCTCTTCGAGCACCACCTGATGCAGATgggcaaagagcagcagcagcaaaaggagcTGCTGCGTGTGAAGCAGgacctgctgctttctgtgcacTCCACCCTGCAGCTGATGCGGACCCGGGGCAGCAGTGAGGATCCTGATGGCTGCAGCACCGCCCCTGAAACATGCCAAGGGGGTGCCAGAGATGGTGACATCTCACCAGGGCACAGCCCGCAGCAAGCTGTGAGTGAGAAGAGGGTCAAGGGAGTGGGGGCCTCCTCCGGAGAAGGTGAcagggaggaagagcagagcaAGATGCGAGACAGCACGTGGGAGGGGAAGAAGGACAAGCAGGCAGGCTGGTGGTACCAGCTCATGCAGACCTCTCAGATTTACATTGAGAGTTCAGCTGAAGGCTCAAAGTTCATCCGCTCggagaagaagaaagcagcTTTGAATCCTGCACCCCGGTCAGTGGAGACCCAGAAGGCACCACCTCCTCGAGAAGGAGTGGTGGAGGGTGCAGAGGCTTGTCCCATTGCTGAGGGCACCTTGGAGGAGAGGCCCAAAGCATCCAGCAAGCCAAGTCCTGAAGCCATGGAAGAGCCCTTGGAAAAGCCCCAGCAGGTAGTGGTCGGTGAAGAGATGAAGGAACGGAGCTGGCCCTTCTGGATGGGCAGCCCCCCAGACTCTGTGCTTACAGAGCTAAAGCGCAGCAAGGAGAAGGAGGCTCAGCAAagagtgggagcagcagcagccccccaagaggacagcagcaccagtgcaTCAGAGGGCAGCCAGCCCATCAAGTGGGGACACTTGTTTGGGTCCAGGAAGGTACAAAAAGAGCCCAGACAACCAAACAG GTTGCCCTCCGGCTGGCTGAGCTTGGACAAGTCCGTCTTCCAGCTGGTGGCCCAGACAGTTGGGGCTAGCATGTGGCGTGAAGCAGCCCCGGAGCCAGACCCTCCCCATCCAGAACCACCTGAGGCACCTGCTGTGGCACGACCAGTCCAGGCGATGTCTCCTCACCCTACCTG TGAGGTGAAAGCTCTTTGCCATCACATTGCCACTGAAGCAGGACAACTGAGCTTCAACAAAGGGGATATTCTGCAGGTCATCTCCAAGGTGGATGGTGACTGGCTGCAGTGCAGCCTTGGCTCCGAAAAGGGACTGGTGCCCATCATGTACGTCACCCACCCTGAGGATGAGGACTATTGA
- the RUSC2 gene encoding AP-4 complex accessory subunit RUSC2 isoform X1 gives MDSPPKLTGETLIVHHIPLVHCQVPDRQCCSMSKRTNPFCQPELSITRTSALPDRDLSQTDSLVYSSFLQTSETSAEASDHKERKARDLIVPSVSKRHNPFLLSEGEDLSIFGDDLGQKSFHLHNSLVDGKPPFNLQDLALPPFHLHDSNHIVKSWNMASRSGVVDGQEDKLGSDDIQKRNNANRCHQASERMELDECSCHRGSSSNFSFDSGDQEWNQNMGEPLRNQDALHRTCSCSSSEIQHCRCYSSSSQSEVIDQQMGYISDSSCNSSDGVLVNFSALYNKMNGQPQSNLNSANLSCDSSFCSHSDTGAFYLDLHSSPTESKMSCESHNPESSGKVCGCQHSSSPVLDANCNSYHLHCEPCTSESSDLTACFQSQARLVVATQNYYKLVTCDLSSQSSPSPAGSSITSCSEDQTKGSPAQPTEYYLFRRPDLRQEGNVECSEEEPKGESSQNMIEGQVYVNVSPPNLNTSRQRSRSYDQNLDRSPGSRLGSLERMVSCPVKLSESPAIPIQSSPPKRVTSFAELAKGRKKNGTSPPHRSSGDSSLEFSPIPETQRDCPTFLEERARRSQSLPPMPFIHGLNRSCEGFCLNHAFGDSQALCSTKDSVSSEKVPSGHGAGEQASLSLLTEADASFSGGSASGHGQKDVRARADGGGTDSKPVVRYSKDQRPTTLPIQPFVFQHHFSKPPKARALHSHFASSLSQLYSLSSNRPANQQISTSQSSALATSAEQAAVAGSQAHGTLTTQQRLADGAASRGDGGIKKPGPETTRPSPLGSYSPVRCNVPFFQSVDSSSSPISERAEDSQPPRSRSCPISANLLPTRSSPAVSVMQPTKATKADTLRQKENPKLIPKKEAPLEPSPPLSEYRLHSGSLPPLSVRGMSMSRVGGHADSHWRSGSETSSSGPLSSMGIRPVNANHLSPQALKWREYRRRNPLGLDRVSGLPSLAGSLDRRQQEPRLNRGNPIFELPGALSTSHFHCKLNGQSMRQLQLTYNDFFPDYFSLAEKPPAEFCLSPDGNTESISIDLLQKKGLVKAINTAVDLIVAHFGTSRDPGVKAKLGNSSVSPNVGHLILKYLCPAVRDILSDGLKAYVLDMIIGQRRNIPWSVVEASTQLGPSTKLLHSLYSKISQYTELTNHTMRFNAFIFGLLNIRSLEFWFNHLYNHEDIILAHYQPVGFLCLSHSVCQPLFEELLLLLQPLSLLPFNLDLLFEHHLMQMGKEQQQQKELLRVKQDLLLSVHSTLQLMRTRGSSEDPDGCSTAPETCQGGARDGDISPGHSPQQAVSEKRVKGVGASSGEGDREEEQSKMRDSTWEGKKDKQAGWWYQLMQTSQIYIESSAEGSKFIRSEKKKAALNPAPRSVETQKAPPPREGVVEGAEACPIAEGTLEERPKASSKPSPEAMEEPLEKPQQVVVGEEMKERSWPFWMGSPPDSVLTELKRSKEKEAQQRVGAAAAPQEDSSTSASEGSQPIKWGHLFGSRKVQKEPRQPNRLPSGWLSLDKSVFQLVAQTVGASMWREAAPEPDPPHPEPPEAPAVARPVQAMSPHPTCEVKALCHHIATEAGQLSFNKGDILQVISKVDGDWLQCSLGSEKGLVPIMYVTHPEDEDY, from the exons ATGGATAGTCCACCCAAACTGACTGGTGAGACGCTGATTGTCCATCACATTCCCCTGGTGCATTGCCAGGTCCCTGATAGACAGTGCTGCTCCATGAGCAAAAGGACCAACCCCTTCTgccagccagagctcagcattACACGGACCTCTGCTCTTCCAGACAGAGACCTCTCACAGACTGACTCCTTGGTGTACAGCAGCTTTCTCCAGACCTCTGAAACCTCAGCAGAGGCCTCAGAtcacaaagaaaggaaagcaagggATCTGATTGTCCCTAGCGTCAGTAAGCGACACAACCCTTTCCTGCTGAGTGAGGGTGAAGACCTCAGTATTTTTGGGGATGACTTGGGTCAAAAATCTTTCCACCTTCACAACTCACTCGTTGATGGCAAGCCTCCCTTCAATCTGCAGGATCTGGCCTTGCCCCCTTTCCACCTCCACGACTCCAACCACATTGTGAAATCCTGGAACATGGCCAGCCGGTCTGGTGTGGTGGATGGGCAGGAGGACAAACTCGGCAGTGACGACATCCAGAAGAGGAACAATGCAAACAGGTGCCATCAGGCCTCAGAACGCATGGAGCTGGATGAATGCAGCTGCCATCGTGGCAGCTCCTCCAACTTCTCCTTTGACAGTGGTGACCAGGAGTGGAACCAGAACATGGGTGAACCGCTGAGGAATCAGGatgccctgcacaggacatgcAGTTGTTCCAGCTCAGAGATCCAGCACTGTCGCTGCTACAGTTCGTCAAGTCAGTCTGAAGTGATTGACCAACAGATGGGCTACATCAGTGACTCTTCTTGCAACAGTTCTGATGGGGTCCTGGTGAACTTCAGTGCTCTCTACAACAAAATGAATGGTCAGCCTCAGTCCAACCTGAATTCAGCTAACCTGTCCTGTGACTCTTCCTTCTGCAGCCACTCAGACACAGGAGCTTTTTACCTGGATTTACACTCATCACCCACTGAATCCAAGATGTCTTGCGAGTCGCATAACCCAGAAAGTTCGGGGAAGGTGTGTGGGTGTCAACACTCCTCCTCACCTGTCCTTGATGCTAACTGCAATTCCTACCATCTCCACTGTGAGCCTTGCACATCGGAGAGCTCAGACCTCACTGCCTGCTTCCAGAGCCAAGCGCGGCTTGTTGTGGCTACTCAGAATTACTATAAGTTAGTCACATGTGACTTGTCTTCCCAGTCATCCCCCAGCCCCGCGGGATCTTCCATAACTAGCTGCTCAGAAGACCAGACCAAGGGtagcccagcccagcccacagAATACTATCTGTTCAGAAGGCCCGACCTGAGACAAGAAGGCAATGTAGAGTGCAGTGAAGAGGAGCCAAAGGGAGAATCCAGCCAGAACATGATTGAGGGTCAGGTCTATGTCAATGTGTCACCACCGAACCTCAACACAAGCCGGCAGCGATCCAGGAGCTACGATCAGAACCTGGACAGGAGTcctggcagcaggctgggctcCTTGGAGCGCATGGTGAGCTGCCCAGTCAAGCTGAGTGAAAGTCCAGCAATACCCATTCAGAGCTCTCCCCCCAAGAGGGTGACATCGTTCGCTGAACTGGCTAAAGGACGGAAGAAGAATGGCACCTCCCCACCGCACCGCTCCAGTGGTGATTCTTCCCTGGAGTTCTCTCCTATCCCTGAGACTCAGCGGGATTGCCCAACCTTCCTTGAAGAAAGAGCTCGGCGCAGCCAGAGTCTTCCACCCATGCCCTTCATCCATGGCCTGAACCGGAGCTGCGAGGGCTTCTGTTTGAATCATGCTtttggggacagccaggcttTGTGTTCCACCAAAGACTCCGTCTCCAGTGAGAAGGTCCCCAGTGGGCATGGGGCAGGTGAGCAagcctctctctccctgctgacGGAGGCAGATGCCAGCTTCTCGGGTGGCTCTGCCAGTGGCCACGGACAAAAAGATGTTAGAGCCCGAGCAGACG GTGGTGGCACAGACAGCAAACCTGTGGTACGCTACAGCAAGGACCAGCGTCCCACAACTCTGCCCATCCAGCCCTTTGTTTTTCAGCACCATTTCAGCAAGCCACCCAAGGCACGTGCCCTGCACAGCCATTTTgcctccagcctttcccagctctaCAGCTTGTCCAGCAACCGGCCTGCCAACCAGCAGATCTCCACTTCTCAGTCCTCAGCCTTGGCCACCTCGGCAGAGCAGGCAGCGGTGGCGGGGAGCCAAGCCCATGGCACGCTCACGACCCAGCAGCGCTTAGCAGACGGAGCTGCCTCGCGCGGCGATGGGGGCATCAAGAAGCCTGGCCCCGAAACAACCCGTCCATCCCCGCTGGGCAGCTACTCCCCCGTGCGATGCAATGTGCCTTTCTTCCAAAGCGTGgactcctcttcctcacccaTCTCTGAGAGAGCTGAAGACAGCCAGCCCCCCAGAAGCAGGTCCTGCCCCATCTCTGCTAACCTGCTTCCCACGAGGTCATCTCCTGCTGTCAGTGTCATGCAGCCCACCAAAGCCACCAAAGCTGACACCCTGAGGCAAAAGGAGAACCCCAAGCTGATTCCCAAGAAGGAGGCCCCGCTTGAGCCAAGCCCACCACTCTCCGAATACCGACTCCACAGTGGGTCCCTCCCGCCCCTCTCAGTACGTGGCATGTCCATGAGCAGAGTAGGAGGCCATGCAGATTCACACTGGAGAAGTGGCAGTGAGACCAGCAGCTCTGGTCCCCTGAGCAGCATGGGAATACGGCCTGTCAATG CGAACCACCTCTCCCCCCAAGCGCTGAAGTGGCGGGAGTACAGGCGGAGGAACCCCCTGGGTCTGGACCGTGTTTCAGGGCTGCCCAGCTTAGCGGGCAGCCTGGACAGGAGGCAGCAAGAGCCTCGGCTGAACCGGGGCAACCCCATCTTTGAGCTCCCTGGCGCTCTCAGCACCAGCCATTTCCACTGCAAGCTGAACG GGCAGTCTATGAGGCAGCTCCAGCTTACCTACAATGACTTTTTCCCTGACTACTTCTCGCTAGCGGAGAAACCTCCTGCTGAGTTCTGCCTCTCCCCAGATGGCAACACAGAGTCCATCTCCATCGACTTGCTGCAGAAGAAGG GTCTTGTGAAGGCTATCAACACCGCTGTTGACCTGATTGTGGCTCACTTTGGAAccagcagggatccaggggtgAAG GCCAAACTTGGGAACAGCTCTGTGAGCCCCAATGTGGGGCATCTCATCCTGAAATACCTGTGCCCAGCTGTCCGGGACATTCTCAGTGATGGGCTCAAGGCTTACGTCCTGGACATGATCATTGGCCAGAGGAGGAACATCCCCTGGAGCGTGGTGGAGGCATCCACCCAGCTAG GGCCCTCCACAAAGTTGCTGCACAGCCTCTACAGCAAGATCAGCCAGTACACAGAGCTCACCAACCACACCATGCGGTTCAACGCGTTCATCTTTGGCCTCCTCAA TATCCGGTCCTTGGAGTTCTGGTTCAACCACCTTTACAACCATGAAG ACATCATCCTGGCACACTATCAACCAGTGGGCTTCTTGTGCCTGTCTCACAGTGTGTGCCAACCTCTTTTTGAGGAGCTCCTGCTCCTACTCcagcctctctccctgctgcccttcaaCCTAGACCTCCTCTTCGAGCACCACCTGATGCAGATgggcaaagagcagcagcagcaaaaggagcTGCTGCGTGTGAAGCAGgacctgctgctttctgtgcacTCCACCCTGCAGCTGATGCGGACCCGGGGCAGCAGTGAGGATCCTGATGGCTGCAGCACCGCCCCTGAAACATGCCAAGGGGGTGCCAGAGATGGTGACATCTCACCAGGGCACAGCCCGCAGCAAGCTGTGAGTGAGAAGAGGGTCAAGGGAGTGGGGGCCTCCTCCGGAGAAGGTGAcagggaggaagagcagagcaAGATGCGAGACAGCACGTGGGAGGGGAAGAAGGACAAGCAGGCAGGCTGGTGGTACCAGCTCATGCAGACCTCTCAGATTTACATTGAGAGTTCAGCTGAAGGCTCAAAGTTCATCCGCTCggagaagaagaaagcagcTTTGAATCCTGCACCCCGGTCAGTGGAGACCCAGAAGGCACCACCTCCTCGAGAAGGAGTGGTGGAGGGTGCAGAGGCTTGTCCCATTGCTGAGGGCACCTTGGAGGAGAGGCCCAAAGCATCCAGCAAGCCAAGTCCTGAAGCCATGGAAGAGCCCTTGGAAAAGCCCCAGCAGGTAGTGGTCGGTGAAGAGATGAAGGAACGGAGCTGGCCCTTCTGGATGGGCAGCCCCCCAGACTCTGTGCTTACAGAGCTAAAGCGCAGCAAGGAGAAGGAGGCTCAGCAAagagtgggagcagcagcagccccccaagaggacagcagcaccagtgcaTCAGAGGGCAGCCAGCCCATCAAGTGGGGACACTTGTTTGGGTCCAGGAAGGTACAAAAAGAGCCCAGACAACCAAACAG GTTGCCCTCCGGCTGGCTGAGCTTGGACAAGTCCGTCTTCCAGCTGGTGGCCCAGACAGTTGGGGCTAGCATGTGGCGTGAAGCAGCCCCGGAGCCAGACCCTCCCCATCCAGAACCACCTGAGGCACCTGCTGTGGCACGACCAGTCCAGGCGATGTCTCCTCACCCTACCTG TGAGGTGAAAGCTCTTTGCCATCACATTGCCACTGAAGCAGGACAACTGAGCTTCAACAAAGGGGATATTCTGCAGGTCATCTCCAAGGTGGATGGTGACTGGCTGCAGTGCAGCCTTGGCTCCGAAAAGGGACTGGTGCCCATCATGTACGTCACCCACCCTGAGGATGAGGACTATTGA